Proteins encoded together in one Deinococcus irradiatisoli window:
- the purB gene encoding adenylosuccinate lyase produces MIDRYLTPEMKLLWSEANRYRAWLKVELGAMQAQGELGEVPSGAHAELSALTEADPLDEAFAVRVAEIENVTRHDIVAFTTALSERYGEAARFVHHGLTSTDVVDTAQNLLLDEALGIIIADVERLRGVCRAQAVTYKHTPTIGRTHGIHAEPMTFGLKFLNWMTALDRDLERLSAARERVRVVMLSGSVGTYAHVSPEVEEQVARAWGWQPAPVTNQTLARDRHAEVLAALAIFGTTLEKISVEIRHLQRSEVREAMEPFGKGQKGSSSMPHKKNPILTENVTGMSRLLRGYLVTALENVALWHERDISHSSAERVILPDATGLASYAARRLSGVLENLVVFPDRMLKNLNDLGGLVFSQRVLHLLIDEAGLGREAAYAIVQRNALQSWESGEGLRDLLRADPENPLSEEQLEEAFNLEWYLREVDHLYRRFGL; encoded by the coding sequence GCCGTCCGGTGCCCACGCTGAACTCTCGGCGCTGACGGAGGCCGACCCGCTCGACGAGGCTTTTGCGGTGCGGGTGGCCGAGATCGAGAACGTGACCCGCCACGACATCGTGGCCTTCACCACCGCCCTGAGCGAGCGCTACGGCGAGGCGGCCCGCTTCGTGCACCACGGCCTGACCAGCACCGACGTGGTGGACACCGCCCAGAACCTGCTGCTCGACGAAGCGCTGGGCATCATCATCGCCGACGTGGAGCGGCTGCGCGGGGTGTGCCGCGCCCAGGCCGTGACCTACAAGCACACCCCCACGATTGGCCGCACCCACGGCATTCACGCCGAGCCGATGACCTTCGGGCTGAAGTTCCTCAACTGGATGACGGCCCTGGACCGCGATCTGGAGCGCCTCAGCGCCGCCCGCGAGCGGGTGCGGGTGGTGATGCTCTCGGGGTCAGTGGGCACCTATGCCCACGTCAGCCCCGAGGTCGAGGAGCAGGTGGCGCGGGCCTGGGGCTGGCAACCGGCGCCCGTCACCAACCAGACGCTGGCGCGCGACCGCCACGCCGAGGTGCTTGCGGCCCTGGCGATTTTCGGCACCACCCTGGAAAAGATCTCGGTGGAGATCCGTCACCTTCAGCGCAGCGAGGTGCGCGAGGCGATGGAGCCGTTCGGCAAGGGGCAGAAAGGCAGTTCCAGCATGCCGCACAAGAAAAACCCGATCCTCACCGAGAACGTCACCGGCATGAGCCGCCTGCTGCGCGGCTACCTCGTCACCGCCCTGGAAAACGTGGCGTTGTGGCACGAGCGCGACATCAGCCATTCCAGCGCCGAGCGGGTGATCCTGCCGGACGCCACCGGCCTGGCGAGCTACGCCGCCCGCCGTTTGAGCGGGGTGCTGGAGAACCTGGTGGTGTTTCCCGACCGGATGCTGAAAAACCTCAACGACCTGGGCGGGCTGGTGTTCAGCCAGCGGGTGCTGCACCTCCTGATCGACGAGGCCGGACTGGGGCGCGAGGCCGCCTACGCCATCGTGCAGCGCAACGCCCTGCAAAGCTGGGAAAGCGGCGAGGGCCTGCGCGATTTGCTGCGGGCCGATCCGGAAAATCCACTGAGCGAGGAGCAGCTCGAAGAGGCTTTCAACCTGGAGTGGTACCTGCGCGAGGTCGATCACCTCTACCGGCGCTTCGGGCTGTAG